From the genome of Alcanivorax sp.:
CAGCACTGGCAGGTCCACAAGATCCAGGGTGACGATACCACCCACACCCGCATCCACGGCCTGGACGAAGCCGCCCGTATCGAGGAACTGGCACGCATGCTCGGTGGCGTGGAAATCACCGAGTCCACCCGCAACCATGCGCGGGAAATGCTCAGCAAGGCGCAAGCAGCGTAAAGAGCAGTTAATAGTTAACAGTGAATAGTTAATAGCTGCGCGGGTGAGGTTGGAGCGAGCATAGATGCCGTGCCCGCGCCCGGATTGCCAGAGGGAGCCCCTCCCGTAGGAGCGGTGGTTCCACCGCGATGCTTGCCCGGCAACGCCGGGATCGTGGTCGCACCCGGAGGGCATAGCAAACGACCACTCCTGCAATGCAGCGGGGGAGGTTTTGTAGGAGATTCAGCTTGCTGAACGAATCCACGCCCGCAACATGCCACCCCCATCGGCCATCACACTGGCTCTCCTACAGAGGAAGAACTGCCTGGCCGGGGCGGACGTCAGCCTGCAGACGCAAGGCGTGATTTGGAAGGTATCGCTTGCAGGCATAGCCTGGGGGAGCAGTAAGCCACCACTGAAGGACGACCTCACCGCCACACGACACCCGGGAGGCCCCGCGTGTTGCGTGCAGCATGCTGCGTGAAGCGTAATTACTTCTTCGGCTTCACGTACAGGACCAGGGAGTGGTCCACGATTTCGTAGCCGTGTTCTTCGGCAATGGCGTGCTGGCGTTTTTCGATCACGTCGTCCATGAACTCGACCACCTGGCCAGTTTCCATGCATACCATGTGGTCGTGATGATCTTCATCCGCCAGTTCAAAGACCGCAGATCCACCCTCGAAGTTGTGGCGCAGCACCATGCCGGCCTGCTCGAACTGGGTCAGCACGCGATAAACTGTGGCCAGCCCCACGTCCTCACCGGCTTCCATCAGGGATTTGTAGATGTCCTCGGCACTCAGATGGCGCTCTTCAGACTTCTCCAGCTGTTGCAGGATTTTCACCCGCGGCAGGGTCACTTTGAGGCCCGCTTTTCTGAGATCCTGGTTATCCAATGCGTATGCTCCGTAAGCCTTGTCTATGGCAAATAAACAGTCCCTGGGCCCGAATTCCCCCTCAAGGAAACGCGAACTCTCCACCCAATGGACTGTCCATGAAAATGGTTACTCTGTCAGTCGGGAATTTGTCATCCGTTCCCAAGCCTGTATTATCGCCCGAACATTCATCGAAGTCGAAAATCATGCCTAGAATTACCACACTGCTGCTTCTCTCTACCCTGTTGGTGCTGGGCGGTTGCAGCAGCCTGCGCTTTCCCGGGGTCTATCGCATCGATATTCCCCAGGGCAACTTTGTCACCGAGGACATGCTGTCCCAGCTCCAGCCGGGCATGACACCGGAGCAGGTGCGGTTCGCGCTGGGCGCACCCACCCTGATTGACCCGTTCACGGCCAATGTCTGGTTCTACCCCATGACCTACCGCCCCGGTAAGGGCGAAAAGGTCAGCCAGAAGATCGCCGTGTACTTCGAAGGCGGCACCTACAGCCGCTACGAAGGCAAGGTCATCGACGACTTCAAGGCCAAGACCTCAGGCCGCAACGACCGCGAACTGCAGCAAAAAGCCGAACAGCGCCAGGAAGAAGGCAGCTAACCCTCATCCCCGCCGCCAGCCTGCTCAGGACTTGGCGGCCTTCTCCTGAGCCCGCTTCTTGCGGTTCAGCTTGGGATCGGCCTTGAGCGGGCGATAAATCTCTACCCGCTCACCAGCCTTGAGCACCTGCCCCGCCGGGTTGGCCACTACCTTGCCGAACAACCCCATGGGCGAAGACTCCAGCGCCAGCCCCTCGAACTGCTCTGCAATGCCGGACAGCCGTGCGGCTTCCAGCATGGTGGTTCCTTCCGGGACATCCAGGCCAATCAAACGCTGCTTTTCCGGCAGCGCGAAGGCCACTTCCACATGAATCATTGCGTCTGCTGCCATTATTGCCCCTCCGGCACCACAGGCACATCACTGTCGGTCACTGCCGGCACCTCTGAGCCATTGGCTTGTTCTGCCGGCTCACGGGCTTCCTCCTCGGCAGGCATGGGCTCCGCTGGGGCCGCCGTCTGCTCCTGAGCCACGGGTTCGGGGGCCGGCGCGGGCTCTTCCGGTGACAACACGCCCCACAGGGTATAGGCAAACAGGGCAATCACCGCGGCCGGAGAGAAAATCCGTACCAACGCACGCCAGCCCAGGTAGAGCGGGAAGCTCTTCATGGCCAGTTCTTTGCGGGCATGGGTTTCCTTCATGATCCAGCCGGCAAAGATAGCGATCAGCACACCGCCCAGCGGCAGCATCACGGTGGTGGAGAGGAATTCCACATTGTCGAAGAAGGTACCGGCCAGGAACGTCTTGTCCTGCCAGACATTGAACGACAGCACCGAACCGATACCCAGCAACCAGGCACCCAGCCCCACCGCCACGGCCGCCATGGCACGGGTCATGCCTCGCTCTACCAGC
Proteins encoded in this window:
- a CDS encoding RnfH family protein — encoded protein: MAADAMIHVEVAFALPEKQRLIGLDVPEGTTMLEAARLSGIAEQFEGLALESSPMGLFGKVVANPAGQVLKAGERVEIYRPLKADPKLNRKKRAQEKAAKS
- a CDS encoding outer membrane protein assembly factor BamE encodes the protein MPRITTLLLLSTLLVLGGCSSLRFPGVYRIDIPQGNFVTEDMLSQLQPGMTPEQVRFALGAPTLIDPFTANVWFYPMTYRPGKGEKVSQKIAVYFEGGTYSRYEGKVIDDFKAKTSGRNDRELQQKAEQRQEEGS
- the fur gene encoding ferric iron uptake transcriptional regulator gives rise to the protein MDNQDLRKAGLKVTLPRVKILQQLEKSEERHLSAEDIYKSLMEAGEDVGLATVYRVLTQFEQAGMVLRHNFEGGSAVFELADEDHHDHMVCMETGQVVEFMDDVIEKRQHAIAEEHGYEIVDHSLVLYVKPKK